One window from the genome of Pedobacter schmidteae encodes:
- the trpA gene encoding tryptophan synthase subunit alpha: protein MNRLQRLFQEKKNILSIYYTAGYPNLGDTVSIAEALEQNGADLLEIGFPYSDPVADGPTIQASSKTSLDQGMDLKLLFEQLKELRNKVSIPVLLMGYVNPVLQFGVGNFCKACVEVGVDGCIVPDLPMVEYEELYQSVFEEHGLSNIFLVTPQTSPDRIRKIDGLSNGFIYLLSSSATTGQHLQVSENTESYFSRIADMKLHNPTMIGFGINSKETFDKACQYANGAIIGSAFVKALDSADLKGSIQNFMQKFNKRHH, encoded by the coding sequence ATGAACAGGCTACAACGACTATTTCAAGAGAAAAAAAATATACTATCCATATACTATACAGCAGGTTATCCCAATTTAGGAGATACTGTTTCCATTGCCGAGGCTTTAGAACAAAACGGGGCCGATTTGCTGGAGATTGGTTTCCCTTATTCCGATCCTGTGGCCGATGGACCCACTATACAAGCCAGCAGCAAAACTTCGCTCGACCAGGGTATGGACCTGAAGCTGTTGTTTGAGCAACTGAAGGAGTTGCGTAATAAAGTGAGTATTCCGGTATTGCTGATGGGTTACGTGAATCCGGTACTGCAGTTTGGTGTCGGGAATTTTTGCAAGGCCTGTGTAGAGGTAGGTGTGGATGGTTGTATTGTACCCGATTTGCCAATGGTAGAATACGAGGAGCTTTATCAGAGTGTATTTGAGGAACACGGGTTGAGTAATATTTTTCTGGTGACGCCACAAACTTCGCCTGATCGCATCCGTAAAATTGATGGTTTAAGCAATGGATTTATTTACCTGCTTTCCTCTTCGGCTACCACAGGGCAACACCTGCAGGTATCGGAAAATACCGAAAGCTATTTTTCCAGAATTGCCGATATGAAGCTCCATAACCCTACAATGATTGGATTTGGGATCAATAGCAAAGAGACTTTTGATAAAGCCTGTCAATATGCCAATGGGGCTATTATTGGAAGTGCTTTTGTAAAAGCATTGGATTCGGCCGATTTAAAAGGAAGTATCCAGAATTTTATGCAAAAATTTAACAAGCGGCATCATTAA